In the Colwellia sp. 20A7 genome, one interval contains:
- a CDS encoding Na(+)-translocating NADH-quinone reductase subunit A: MITIKKGLDVPVNGAPQQVIHDGPSIKTVATLGEEFVGMRPTMFVKVGDRVKKGQVIFSDKKNLGVKFTAQAAGVVKEINRGEKRVLQSVVIDIDGSDQEIFASYSANELGAISRENVVNNLVESGLWTAIRTRPFSKIPAVDSAPQAIFVSAMDTNPLAANPEVIIAEQAEAFKQGLTILSRLTEGEVFVSKAPGANIPVDANAIVTEFAGKHPAGLVGTHIHFLKAASAERFVWHVGYQDVIAIAKLFTTGELDNTRVISIAGPAAKNPRLIRTVLGANTSELTAGEITDGEVRVVSGSLLMGATATAVHSYLGRYHVQVSLILEGREKEFIGYMYPGPNKFSVTRAYMSHFFPKKLFNMTTTTNGSSRAMVPIGNFERVMPLDILPTLFLRDICSGDTDSAQQLGALELDEEDLALCTFVCPGKTDYGVILRDCLTTIEKEG, encoded by the coding sequence ATGATTACAATAAAAAAAGGCTTAGATGTTCCTGTAAATGGAGCTCCACAGCAGGTAATCCATGATGGTCCGTCCATCAAAACCGTTGCGACATTAGGTGAAGAGTTTGTGGGTATGCGTCCAACCATGTTTGTAAAAGTGGGTGATCGTGTTAAAAAAGGTCAAGTGATTTTTAGTGATAAAAAGAACCTTGGCGTTAAATTCACAGCTCAAGCTGCCGGTGTTGTTAAAGAAATTAACCGTGGTGAAAAACGTGTTTTACAATCAGTCGTTATCGATATTGATGGCTCTGATCAAGAAATATTTGCTAGTTACTCGGCCAACGAATTAGGTGCTATATCACGTGAGAATGTGGTAAATAACTTAGTTGAATCTGGTCTTTGGACTGCAATAAGAACACGCCCATTCAGCAAAATTCCAGCAGTTGATAGCGCTCCCCAAGCTATCTTTGTTAGCGCGATGGATACTAATCCTTTAGCCGCTAACCCTGAAGTTATTATTGCCGAGCAAGCGGAAGCTTTCAAACAAGGTTTAACGATTCTTTCTCGTTTAACTGAAGGCGAAGTTTTTGTAAGTAAAGCACCAGGAGCTAATATTCCTGTTGATGCTAATGCGATTGTAACTGAGTTTGCAGGTAAACATCCTGCTGGTTTAGTGGGTACGCATATTCACTTCTTAAAAGCTGCAAGTGCTGAAAGGTTTGTTTGGCATGTAGGCTATCAAGATGTCATCGCTATTGCTAAATTATTCACTACAGGTGAGCTTGATAACACACGTGTTATTTCGATTGCCGGGCCAGCTGCCAAAAATCCTCGCTTAATTCGTACTGTTTTAGGTGCAAATACAAGTGAATTAACAGCCGGTGAAATTACAGATGGTGAAGTTCGTGTAGTGTCTGGTTCATTATTAATGGGTGCAACGGCAACAGCTGTACATAGTTATTTAGGTCGTTATCATGTTCAAGTGTCTTTGATTCTTGAAGGTCGCGAAAAAGAATTTATTGGATATATGTACCCTGGTCCAAATAAATTTTCAGTAACTCGCGCTTATATGTCTCACTTCTTCCCTAAGAAGCTGTTTAACATGACAACCACCACTAACGGTAGTTCACGCGCAATGGTACCTATTGGTAATTTCGAACGTGTTATGCCATTAGATATTTTACCTACCTTGTTTTTACGTGATATTTGTTCAGGTGATACTGATAGTGCGCAACAACTTGGTGCCTTAGAGCTAGACGAAGAAGACTTAGCACTGTGTACATTTGTTTGCCCTGGCAAAACAGATTACGGTGTAATTCTTCGTGACTGTCTAACTACTATCGAGAAGGAAGGTTAG
- a CDS encoding Na(+)-translocating NADH-quinone reductase subunit C: protein MSSNKETPLGTILFVLAVCLVCAALVSISAVGLKDKQDANKLLDQQTKVLEAAKLIEKANGNIVETYNKYVDAKMIDLDSGEFIDSDPLLFDERRNSRDKALSIKPENDIAGINRRSNTAVIYLIKSESGSIDTIVLPIIGSGLWDLMYGYVGLESDLNTVKSVIYSDHKETPGLGAEVLNPKWKALWPGKKIYNDAGEVKIKLIKGGAKPNDIHGVDALSGATLTSNGVTHTLQFWFGEEGYAPFITKYRAEGVK, encoded by the coding sequence ATGTCTAGTAATAAAGAAACTCCATTAGGAACGATATTATTCGTTCTAGCGGTCTGTTTAGTCTGTGCTGCCTTAGTGTCTATTTCTGCAGTAGGTTTAAAAGATAAACAAGATGCAAACAAGTTACTTGATCAACAAACTAAAGTATTAGAAGCCGCTAAGTTAATTGAAAAAGCAAACGGCAATATTGTTGAAACATATAATAAATATGTTGATGCTAAAATGATTGATCTTGATTCAGGTGAATTCATTGATAGTGATCCATTATTATTTGATGAGCGTCGCAACTCTCGTGATAAAGCTTTATCAATTAAGCCTGAAAATGATATAGCAGGTATTAATCGTCGTTCTAATACAGCGGTTATTTACCTAATAAAATCAGAGTCGGGTTCTATTGATACTATTGTATTACCGATTATTGGTTCTGGTTTATGGGACTTAATGTATGGTTATGTTGGTTTAGAGTCTGACTTAAATACAGTGAAAAGTGTTATTTACTCTGATCATAAGGAAACTCCTGGATTAGGTGCAGAAGTACTTAACCCTAAATGGAAAGCCTTATGGCCGGGTAAAAAAATATATAACGACGCTGGTGAAGTTAAAATTAAGCTAATTAAAGGTGGTGCTAAACCTAATGATATTCACGGTGTGGATGCATTATCAGGTGCAACTTTAACAAGTAACGGTGTTACTCACACATTACAGTTTTGGTTTGGTGAAGAAGGCTATGCTCCTTTCATTACTAAATATCGTGCAGAAGGGGTTAAATAA
- the bolA gene encoding transcriptional regulator BolA, whose translation MFIATVIEEKILSAFSPLHLDVINESNNHNVPPGSESHFKVTIVSNKFEGERLIKRHRAINSLLAEELAGKIHALALHTYTEKEWHDYYADNTPLSPNCLGGSK comes from the coding sequence ATGTTTATAGCTACCGTCATTGAAGAAAAAATTCTCTCTGCTTTTTCCCCGTTACACCTAGACGTAATTAACGAAAGCAATAATCACAATGTGCCGCCAGGAAGTGAGTCACACTTTAAAGTGACTATTGTGTCTAATAAATTTGAAGGTGAGCGTTTAATTAAGCGCCACCGTGCAATTAACTCCTTATTAGCTGAAGAGCTAGCAGGAAAAATACATGCGCTTGCATTACATACCTATACCGAAAAAGAGTGGCATGATTATTATGCCGACAATACACCATTGTCACCGAATTGTTTAGGCGGAAGTAAATAA
- a CDS encoding NADH:ubiquinone reductase (Na(+)-transporting) subunit B — MGVKKFIEDIEPHFEKGGKHEKWFALYEAVATGLFTPGYVNKGKTHVRDSIDLKRIMITVWLAVFPAMFFGMYNIGYQAVDALAAGYSLPQSWQVDLFNFLGGSLSASSGLLDMTFYGAMFFLPIYAVTFVVGGFWEVLFAAVRKHEVNEGFFVSSILFALILPASIPLWQVAIGITFGIVIAKEIFGGTGKNFLNPALAGRAFLFFAYPAQISGDAVWVAADSFSGATMLSAANQGLVDYSINADWWNAFWGFIPGSVGEVSTFAILLGGAYILYKGIASWRIVLGVFGGMVITSLMFNTVGSDTNTMFAMPWHWHLVIGGFAFGMMFMATDPVSASFTNTGKYWFGALVGVMVVLVRVVNPAFPEGMMLAILFANLFAPLFDYFVVKSNIKRRLARNV; from the coding sequence ATGGGCGTGAAAAAGTTTATTGAAGATATAGAGCCGCATTTTGAAAAAGGCGGCAAACATGAAAAGTGGTTTGCGTTATATGAAGCTGTTGCAACAGGTTTATTTACTCCTGGTTATGTAAACAAGGGTAAAACTCACGTTCGTGATAGTATTGATTTAAAACGTATTATGATCACAGTATGGCTTGCGGTTTTCCCTGCCATGTTTTTTGGTATGTATAACATCGGTTATCAAGCGGTTGACGCTTTAGCTGCTGGTTATTCTTTACCACAGTCTTGGCAGGTTGATTTATTCAACTTTTTAGGTGGTTCATTATCAGCAAGCTCAGGCTTATTAGATATGACCTTCTATGGTGCCATGTTCTTCTTACCTATCTACGCAGTTACTTTTGTCGTAGGTGGTTTTTGGGAAGTACTTTTTGCTGCCGTGCGTAAGCATGAAGTGAATGAAGGTTTCTTCGTTTCTTCTATTTTATTCGCATTAATTTTGCCAGCAAGTATTCCTTTATGGCAAGTAGCCATTGGTATTACCTTCGGTATTGTTATCGCTAAAGAAATTTTTGGTGGCACAGGTAAAAACTTCTTAAACCCAGCATTAGCGGGTCGTGCGTTTTTATTCTTTGCTTATCCTGCACAAATTTCAGGTGATGCTGTATGGGTTGCTGCTGACAGTTTCTCTGGCGCTACAATGCTAAGTGCTGCTAATCAAGGCCTTGTTGATTATTCAATAAATGCTGATTGGTGGAACGCTTTTTGGGGATTCATCCCTGGTTCTGTAGGTGAAGTATCAACTTTCGCTATCCTTCTTGGTGGTGCTTATATACTTTATAAAGGTATTGCCTCATGGCGCATCGTACTAGGTGTGTTTGGCGGTATGGTTATTACCTCATTGATGTTCAACACTGTTGGAAGCGACACTAACACTATGTTTGCAATGCCTTGGCATTGGCATTTAGTTATTGGTGGTTTTGCTTTTGGTATGATGTTTATGGCAACAGATCCTGTTTCAGCATCTTTTACCAACACAGGTAAATATTGGTTTGGTGCCTTAGTTGGTGTAATGGTTGTACTCGTTCGCGTAGTGAACCCTGCATTCCCAGAAGGTATGATGTTAGCTATTTTATTCGCTAACTTGTTCGCACCACTGTTTGATTACTTTGTGGTGAAAAGCAATATTAAACGGAGGCTTGCACGCAATGTCTAG
- the fabV gene encoding enoyl-ACP reductase FabV, with the protein MVIKPKIRGFICTNAHPVGCEAHVNEQISYVKTQASSDNGPKNVLVIGASTGYGLASRITATFGHNASTLGVFFEKPPTEKKTGSAGWYNTAAFQKAADEAGIYSKNINGDAFSHAIKAQAIETIKADLGKIDLVIYSLASPRRTDPDSGEVYSSTLKPIGESVTTRNLNTSKRTIDSVSVEAANEEEIQGTIDVMGGADWELWLNALKEADVLAQGVKTVAYTYIGKELTWPIYGKATIGKAKEDLDRAATAINAATASLDGQARVTSLNAVVTQASSAIPIMPLYISAMFKVMKADGTYEGCIEQIANLFKENIYSNSPRLDDQGRFRQNYKELEDSVQQRITDIWNTVETETIDDLTDYVGYHNEFLKLFGFGVDGVDYDADVSPEVSINNLS; encoded by the coding sequence ATGGTTATCAAACCAAAAATTCGTGGTTTTATTTGTACTAATGCTCACCCAGTAGGCTGTGAAGCACATGTTAACGAGCAGATTTCTTATGTTAAAACTCAAGCGTCTAGCGATAATGGCCCTAAAAATGTTTTAGTTATTGGTGCATCTACTGGCTATGGTTTAGCTTCACGTATTACTGCAACATTTGGTCATAATGCTAGCACATTAGGTGTTTTCTTTGAAAAACCACCAACAGAAAAGAAAACAGGATCAGCTGGCTGGTACAATACTGCCGCTTTTCAAAAGGCTGCAGATGAAGCGGGTATTTATTCTAAAAATATTAATGGTGATGCTTTCTCTCATGCAATTAAAGCGCAAGCAATTGAAACCATTAAAGCTGATTTAGGTAAAATTGATTTAGTAATATACTCATTAGCATCACCACGTAGAACTGATCCTGATTCAGGTGAAGTATACTCATCTACTTTAAAGCCTATTGGTGAAAGTGTTACTACTCGAAACTTAAATACTTCTAAACGTACTATTGATTCAGTTTCTGTAGAAGCAGCGAATGAAGAAGAAATCCAAGGTACTATCGATGTTATGGGTGGTGCCGATTGGGAGCTTTGGCTAAATGCATTAAAAGAAGCTGATGTATTAGCACAAGGTGTTAAAACTGTTGCTTATACATATATTGGCAAAGAATTAACGTGGCCAATATATGGTAAAGCGACTATTGGTAAAGCAAAAGAAGATTTAGATCGCGCAGCTACAGCTATTAATGCTGCAACGGCTAGTCTTGATGGCCAAGCACGTGTTACATCACTTAATGCAGTAGTAACGCAAGCAAGCTCAGCTATCCCAATTATGCCACTATATATTTCAGCCATGTTTAAAGTAATGAAAGCTGATGGCACCTATGAAGGATGTATTGAACAAATCGCTAATTTGTTTAAAGAAAATATTTATAGTAATAGTCCACGTCTTGACGACCAAGGGCGTTTCCGTCAAAACTATAAAGAGCTAGAAGACAGTGTTCAACAACGTATTACTGATATTTGGAATACTGTTGAAACAGAGACTATTGATGATTTAACTGATTATGTTGGTTATCATAATGAATTTCTAAAACTGTTTGGTTTTGGTGTTGACGGGGTTGATTATGATGCAGATGTTAGCCCAGAAGTGAGTATTAATAACCTAAGTTAA
- the nqrF gene encoding NADH:ubiquinone reductase (Na(+)-transporting) subunit F produces MEIILGVSMFTTIVIALVLVILFAKSKLVSSGDVTISINGDPSKAVVTAAGGKLLGALADQGIFIPSACGGGGTCGQCRVEVHSGGGDILPTEEGHINKREAKTGCRLACQVAVKQDMEIEVEDEIFGVQQWECEVISNDNKATFIKELKLQIPNGESVPFKAGGYIQIEAPAHHVKYKDFDIDEQYKGDWNHFGFFDVESKVDTDTLRAYSMANYPEEEGIIMLNVRIATPPPGRLHLPAGKMSSYIFSLKAGDKVTISGPFGEFFAKETDNEMVFIGGGAGMAPMRSHIFDQLKRLHSKRKMSFWYGARSKREMFYEDDYNGLAADNDNFEWHVALSDPQPEDNWDGKTGFIHNVLYESYLKDHEAPEDCEYYMCGPPMMNAAVIHMLKDLGVEDENIMLDDFGG; encoded by the coding sequence ATGGAAATTATTCTCGGCGTATCGATGTTCACAACGATAGTTATTGCCTTAGTATTAGTAATTTTATTTGCTAAATCTAAGCTAGTATCAAGTGGTGACGTAACGATTAGCATAAACGGTGATCCATCTAAAGCAGTTGTAACTGCGGCAGGTGGTAAATTATTAGGCGCATTAGCTGATCAAGGTATTTTTATTCCTTCAGCATGTGGCGGCGGCGGTACTTGTGGTCAATGTCGTGTTGAAGTGCATTCAGGTGGTGGTGATATTCTTCCTACGGAAGAAGGTCATATAAATAAACGTGAAGCTAAAACAGGTTGTCGCTTAGCGTGTCAAGTTGCAGTTAAACAAGACATGGAAATTGAAGTTGAAGATGAAATCTTCGGTGTTCAACAATGGGAATGTGAAGTTATTTCTAACGATAACAAAGCAACGTTCATTAAAGAATTAAAACTACAAATTCCTAATGGTGAATCAGTACCGTTTAAAGCGGGTGGTTATATTCAAATTGAAGCACCAGCACATCATGTTAAATATAAAGATTTTGATATTGATGAGCAGTATAAAGGTGATTGGAACCATTTTGGTTTCTTTGATGTTGAGTCAAAAGTTGACACTGATACTCTACGTGCATACTCAATGGCTAACTATCCTGAAGAGGAAGGCATTATAATGCTTAACGTGCGTATTGCTACGCCGCCTCCTGGACGTTTACATTTACCTGCTGGTAAAATGTCTTCATACATCTTCAGCCTAAAAGCTGGTGATAAAGTAACTATTTCAGGTCCATTTGGTGAGTTCTTCGCTAAAGAAACTGATAATGAAATGGTATTTATCGGTGGTGGTGCTGGTATGGCACCAATGCGCTCTCATATCTTTGATCAACTTAAGCGTCTTCATTCGAAGCGTAAAATGAGTTTTTGGTATGGTGCTCGCTCTAAACGCGAAATGTTCTATGAAGATGATTATAACGGCTTAGCGGCTGATAATGATAACTTCGAGTGGCATGTTGCATTAAGTGACCCACAACCAGAAGATAACTGGGATGGTAAAACTGGTTTTATTCACAACGTACTTTATGAAAGCTATTTAAAAGATCATGAAGCACCAGAAGATTGTGAGTATTACATGTGTGGTCCACCAATGATGAACGCAGCGGTTATTCATATGCTTAAAGATCTCGGCGTAGAAGACGAGAACATCATGCTAGATGACTTCGGTGGCTAA
- a CDS encoding GGDEF domain-containing protein, whose protein sequence is MSCNIISLSIVIFCLVLVYQGGIDNTALYWTFPFPLVLFAMLGYLYGSITNGIVFVSLLLMLNNQELLIAHYSDIEVIRFLSSFFVVNILSFINEYFREHSHSAMTDINITKEQQANTDILTNLPNRRFIDAVFIPASKANVPNRFPMVLIMGDVDYFKSFNDNYGHQTGDLILEKLARTMEQSIRDEDIVSRVGGEEFLIFFSNTDYDTGMKIAEKMRSAVSGMRLKHETKELKITMSFGVAIAHSYNEIDSKLKEADEKLYQAKNAGRNCVC, encoded by the coding sequence TTGAGCTGTAATATTATCAGCTTAAGTATTGTTATTTTTTGTCTGGTCTTGGTTTACCAAGGAGGTATTGATAATACCGCGCTTTATTGGACCTTCCCCTTTCCGTTAGTACTCTTTGCAATGCTTGGTTATCTTTATGGATCTATCACTAACGGAATCGTATTTGTATCCTTATTACTTATGCTTAATAATCAGGAACTATTAATAGCTCATTATTCTGATATTGAAGTTATTCGTTTCCTCTCTTCTTTTTTTGTCGTCAACATTCTTAGTTTTATTAATGAATATTTTCGTGAACACAGCCACTCCGCGATGACTGACATTAATATCACTAAAGAACAGCAAGCGAATACTGACATACTTACTAATTTACCTAATCGTCGTTTTATCGATGCGGTATTTATTCCTGCCAGCAAGGCAAACGTACCGAATCGTTTCCCCATGGTGCTGATCATGGGTGATGTAGATTACTTTAAAAGCTTTAATGATAATTATGGTCATCAAACTGGCGATCTTATTTTGGAAAAATTGGCTAGAACAATGGAACAATCTATTCGTGATGAAGATATTGTTTCTCGCGTTGGAGGAGAGGAATTTTTAATTTTTTTTTCAAATACAGATTATGATACCGGCATGAAAATAGCTGAAAAAATGCGAAGTGCAGTTAGTGGTATGAGACTAAAGCATGAAACTAAAGAGTTAAAAATAACAATGAGTTTTGGTGTGGCAATTGCCCACAGTTACAATGAAATTGACAGTAAATTGAAAGAGGCAGATGAAAAACTGTACCAAGCAAAAAATGCAGGTCGTAATTGTGTTTGTTAA
- a CDS encoding methyltransferase: protein MLSPFFLHDKQLTLVRFPLAQVNRSLQAWDAADEYLINYINTEQLLSEKSRVVIFNDAFGALTTHFCVPKNADDTYPNKVDVYCINDSYISSQGIACNIEKNLLSHDNVTQLNCLDSLPQNIEVILFKIPKSKSLLIEQLIMIKDSVDQNKTGQQPIFIAADRAKDIHSSTLKLFEKYLGTTTTSLAVKKARLVFCQFDQEQTQKSPFPTIWPLANKTLNCDFSISNHANVYSREKLDIGARYFIENLPHVAENSQVIDLGCGNGVIGLTILAQQPSAKIQFFDESHMAITSAKENINNNLPDLITQCQFQLNDCLSNVESNSVDLILCNPPFHQQAATTDHIAWQMFKDSHRVLKKGGELRIIGNRQLAYHIKLKRIFGNEKLIASNDKFVTQSAIKR, encoded by the coding sequence ATGCTTAGCCCTTTTTTTCTTCATGATAAACAATTAACACTGGTGCGTTTTCCGTTAGCACAAGTAAATCGCAGTTTACAGGCATGGGATGCCGCTGACGAATATTTAATCAATTATATTAACACTGAACAGTTACTCTCTGAAAAGTCTCGTGTGGTAATTTTTAATGATGCTTTTGGCGCATTAACGACACATTTTTGTGTTCCAAAAAATGCAGATGATACTTATCCTAATAAAGTAGACGTTTATTGTATTAATGATTCTTATATAAGCAGCCAAGGGATTGCCTGTAATATTGAAAAAAATCTATTGAGTCATGACAATGTCACACAACTAAATTGTTTAGATTCTCTTCCTCAAAACATTGAGGTTATTTTATTTAAAATCCCTAAAAGCAAATCACTGTTAATAGAACAATTAATCATGATTAAGGATAGTGTTGACCAAAATAAAACAGGACAACAGCCAATATTTATTGCTGCTGATCGTGCAAAAGATATTCATAGTTCAACGCTTAAATTATTTGAAAAATATTTAGGAACAACAACAACCTCACTTGCAGTAAAAAAAGCACGGTTAGTTTTTTGCCAATTTGATCAAGAGCAAACCCAAAAATCTCCTTTTCCAACAATATGGCCCTTAGCTAATAAAACCTTAAATTGTGACTTTTCTATTAGTAATCATGCCAATGTTTATTCAAGAGAAAAGCTTGATATAGGTGCTCGATATTTTATTGAAAACCTACCGCATGTAGCAGAAAATAGCCAAGTAATTGATTTGGGTTGTGGTAATGGTGTTATAGGTTTAACTATATTAGCCCAACAACCCAGTGCTAAAATACAGTTTTTTGATGAGTCACACATGGCTATAACATCTGCGAAAGAAAATATTAACAATAACTTACCTGATTTAATCACACAATGTCAGTTTCAACTCAATGATTGTTTAAGTAATGTTGAAAGTAATAGTGTTGACTTGATTTTATGTAACCCTCCCTTTCATCAGCAAGCTGCAACTACAGATCATATTGCATGGCAAATGTTTAAAGATAGCCATAGAGTATTGAAAAAAGGAGGAGAGTTACGCATTATTGGTAATAGACAATTGGCATATCATATAAAACTAAAAAGAATCTTTGGTAATGAAAAACTGATTGCTAGTAATGACAAATTTGTCACACAGTCAGCCATAAAGAGATAA
- a CDS encoding NADH:ubiquinone reductase (Na(+)-transporting) subunit D: MSSDAKKVLTGPIVDNNPIALQVLGICSALAVTSSMANALVMSLAVIFVTAFSNFFISSIRNYIPSSVRIIVQMAIIASLVIVVDQVLKAFSYQLSKELSVFVGLIITNCIVMGRAEAFAMKEKPVVSFIDGIGNGLGYGLILMIVAFFRELFGFGTLFGIEILPLIQNDGWYQANGLLVLPFSSFFVIGLIIWAIRQWKPEQVEKD, from the coding sequence ATGTCTTCAGATGCTAAAAAAGTATTAACGGGTCCTATTGTTGACAATAACCCGATAGCATTACAAGTATTAGGTATTTGTTCTGCTTTAGCGGTAACCAGTTCGATGGCGAATGCCTTGGTTATGAGTTTAGCTGTTATTTTTGTAACTGCATTCTCTAACTTCTTCATTTCTTCGATTCGTAACTATATACCTTCAAGCGTACGTATTATTGTACAAATGGCTATCATTGCATCTTTAGTAATTGTAGTTGACCAAGTGCTTAAAGCTTTTTCGTATCAGTTATCTAAAGAACTATCGGTTTTCGTTGGTTTGATTATTACTAACTGTATTGTAATGGGACGTGCGGAAGCATTTGCCATGAAAGAAAAACCTGTTGTTAGCTTTATCGATGGTATCGGTAACGGTTTAGGCTACGGTTTAATATTAATGATAGTTGCCTTTTTCCGTGAGTTATTTGGTTTTGGTACCTTATTTGGTATTGAAATTCTACCATTGATTCAAAATGATGGCTGGTATCAGGCGAATGGTTTATTAGTATTACCATTTAGTTCATTCTTCGTTATTGGTTTAATCATTTGGGCTATTCGCCAATGGAAACCAGAACAAGTAGAGAAGGATTAA
- the nqrE gene encoding NADH:ubiquinone reductase (Na(+)-transporting) subunit E, which produces MEHYIALLVKSIFIENIALMFFLGMCTFLAVSKKVDTAIGLGVAVVVVLGLAVPMNQIIYQAILAPGALDAVLGITDPNESIDLSFLSFITFIGVIAALVQILEMVLDKYFPSLYQALGIFLPLITVNCAIFGAVSFMVSKNLTLGESVVYGIGSGVGWALAIVLLAGIREKMKYSDVPDGLKGLGITFITAGLMAFGFLSFGGISL; this is translated from the coding sequence ATGGAACATTATATTGCATTATTAGTTAAGTCTATTTTTATTGAAAACATCGCATTAATGTTTTTCTTAGGTATGTGTACTTTTCTTGCGGTATCGAAAAAAGTAGATACTGCTATTGGTTTAGGTGTTGCTGTTGTTGTTGTACTTGGTTTGGCTGTTCCAATGAACCAAATTATATACCAAGCAATATTAGCACCAGGTGCGCTTGATGCTGTTTTAGGCATTACTGACCCGAATGAATCGATTGATTTAAGCTTTTTATCTTTTATTACCTTTATTGGTGTAATTGCTGCATTAGTTCAAATCTTGGAAATGGTACTAGATAAGTATTTTCCTTCACTTTATCAAGCCCTTGGTATATTTTTACCACTTATAACAGTTAACTGTGCGATTTTTGGTGCGGTATCATTTATGGTATCTAAAAACTTAACGCTTGGTGAGTCAGTTGTTTATGGTATTGGCTCTGGTGTTGGTTGGGCATTAGCGATTGTTCTTCTCGCTGGTATCCGTGAGAAGATGAAATACTCTGATGTACCAGATGGATTGAAAGGTTTAGGTATCACATTTATTACTGCTGGACTAATGGCTTTTGGCTTCTTGTCTTTCGGTGGTATTTCGTTATAA
- a CDS encoding FAD:protein FMN transferase, translating into MNKFKLILVTLLAVSLTACFPSNNSAKKEILLQGYTMGTTYNIKVVATTEEVEALDLQKKIDTLLEAVNQEMSTYIPDSEISRFNDIKSLEPVEVSPGFKRVLAESIRLGKLSGGKLDITVGPLVNLWGFGPEHRPEKVPSDELLANTRLRVGLNNLHLDDNKLSKDIPDLYVDLSTTAKGYGVDVVAELIEANGIHNYLVEIGGELRLKGFKHTGELWAIAIERPIFDPLGDHRAAQQVIIPKDNAVATAGDYRNYFEADGQRFSHIIDPDTGKPINHNLVSVTVIAPSSMTADGLSTTMMVMGAEEGMKFAIKNDLAVLFISKAENGFHEEFTVKFKQYLK; encoded by the coding sequence ATGAATAAATTCAAACTAATATTGGTTACGTTATTAGCCGTCAGCCTGACTGCTTGTTTTCCTAGTAATAATTCCGCTAAAAAAGAAATTTTATTACAAGGTTATACGATGGGAACAACTTATAATATTAAAGTTGTTGCTACAACAGAAGAAGTTGAAGCTTTAGATTTACAGAAAAAAATTGATACTCTTTTAGAAGCAGTTAATCAGGAAATGTCGACTTATATTCCTGATTCAGAAATATCTCGATTTAACGATATTAAGTCACTTGAACCTGTTGAAGTCTCACCTGGTTTTAAACGAGTCTTAGCGGAATCTATTCGTTTAGGTAAGTTAAGTGGTGGTAAATTAGATATTACCGTTGGTCCTTTGGTTAACCTGTGGGGTTTTGGACCTGAGCATAGACCAGAAAAAGTACCAAGTGATGAGTTACTAGCCAATACACGTTTACGTGTTGGGTTAAATAACCTGCATTTGGACGATAATAAGCTATCAAAAGATATCCCTGACTTGTATGTTGATTTATCTACTACTGCTAAGGGCTATGGGGTTGATGTGGTTGCAGAATTAATTGAAGCGAATGGAATTCATAACTATTTAGTCGAAATAGGCGGAGAGCTGCGTTTAAAAGGTTTTAAGCATACAGGAGAGCTGTGGGCAATTGCGATAGAAAGACCTATCTTTGATCCTTTAGGTGATCATAGGGCCGCTCAACAGGTAATCATTCCAAAAGATAATGCTGTTGCAACTGCAGGAGATTATCGAAATTACTTTGAAGCAGACGGACAACGTTTTTCTCATATAATTGATCCTGATACGGGGAAACCGATTAATCACAATCTTGTGTCAGTCACTGTTATCGCCCCATCATCAATGACTGCCGACGGCTTATCTACAACTATGATGGTAATGGGAGCGGAAGAAGGGATGAAGTTTGCGATAAAAAATGATTTAGCCGTATTGTTTATTTCTAAAGCTGAAAATGGCTTTCATGAAGAGTTTACGGTAAAATTTAAACAATATTTGAAATAA